One Helicoverpa zea isolate HzStark_Cry1AcR chromosome 20, ilHelZeax1.1, whole genome shotgun sequence genomic region harbors:
- the LOC124640442 gene encoding acetylcholinesterase-like, whose amino-acid sequence MWAVLLFFSLCGLVQGVYRIDPLVSTRTGLIRGLSGDGYAKFLGVPYGLVDADNPFGQSLPYPVFENIFEATESKICPQVRQGVPIGTLDCLTLDIYVPNTADSRNPLPVMVWIYGGAWVSGSNTAEASDPVSLLKHDVIVVAINYRVGVYGFLCLDTPEVPGNQGLKDQTLALRWIRDNIAAFGGNDQKITIFGESAGGMSVNLHLFSLNEKLFNQAIIQSGPALSYWMMVKSNDTIPSILAEELDYFTLDVDDALRYLSTVDPHLIVIRADGLKITSGSGTDQPLTKPCVEKVFEGVEHFITEHPMNVKASKARKTPIIIGHTRREFQFQYGYQDAAFFESYDLKTLFELGFYIDEEMKTAINEVKQFYIGDEKISKNVSNELIDLGTDLIFGHSTKRMAEQLLESEAEKVYRYVYSYEDASHGDELSYLFDANWWVDLTKEEKLAVNQSPMKAKLTLLWTNFAKYGNPTPAPSELIPFTWTPITKTTQPYLNMDSEFTLSSRPNHSRMAFWDLFYKLYGKHQKW is encoded by the exons ATGTGGGCTGtgctattatttttttcactgtGTGGTTTAGTTCAAGGAGTGTACAGAATTGATCCCCTGGTTTCTACAAGGACGGGTCTTATAAGAGGACTGTCAGGCGATGGTTACGCTAAATTTTTAGGCGTGCCTTATGGTTTGGTTGATGCAGATAATCCTTTTGGG cAATCACTGCCATATCCAgtctttgaaaatatatttgaagCTACTGAATCAAAAATATGTCCGCAAGTTCGACAAGGGGTTCCTATTGGTACTCTCGACTGTCTAACCTTGGACATCTATGTACCAAACACTGCTGACTCACGGAACCCTCTGCCAGTAATGGTATGGATATATGGCGGAGCTTGGGTTAGTGGCAGTAACACAGCAGAAGCTTCTGATCCAGTCTCTCTTCTCAAGCACGACGTCATTGTAGTAGCTATAAACTACAGAGTCGGTGTTTACGGCTTCCTGTGCTTAGATACACCTGAAGTTCCAGGCAACCAAGGACTTAAAGATCAAACGTTAGCCTTAAGATGGATCAGAGATAACATTGCTGCTTTTGGAGGGAATGATCAAAAGATCACAATTTTCGGTGAAAGTGCTGGTGGCATGTCAGTGAATTTACATCTCTTTTCACTAAATGAAAAGCTTTTTAATCAAGCAATTATACAAAGTGGCCCAGCTTTGAGTTATTGGATGATGGTGAAATCTAATGATACAATACCTTCGATACTTGCGGAAGAACTTGATTATTTTACCTTGGATGTGGATGACGCTCTACGTTATCTTTCTACTGTTGACCCACACCTTATAGTTATAAGGGCTGATGGTTTGAAAATCACTAGTGGTTCAGGCACTGATCAACCGTTAACAAAACCTTGTGTCGAGAAAGTCTTTGAAGGGGTCGAACATTTTATAACTGAGCATCCAATGAACGTGAAAGCTAGCAAAGCTCGTAAAACGCCAATCATAATTGGACATACTAGAAGAGAATTTCAATTCCAATATGGTTATCAAGATGCAGCGTTTTTCGAATCTTATGacctaaaaactttatttgaatTAGGATTTTATATCGATGAAGAAATGAAAACAGCTATAAATGAAGTAAAGCAGTTCTACATTGGCGACGAGAAAATTAGTAAGAATGTTTCCAATGAACTTATAGATTTAGGAACCGACCTTATTTTTGGTCACTCAACGAAGAGAATGGCTGAGCAACTGCTGGAAAGTGAGGCTGAAAAAGTATATAGATACGTTTATTCTTATGAGGATGCTAGCCATGGAGATGAGTTATCATACTTATTTGATGCAAACTGGTGGGTTGATTTGACTAAGGAAGAAAAACTTGCAGTTAACCAGTCTCCGATGAAAGCTAAGTTAACCTTGCTTTGGACTAACTTTGCTAAATATGG AAATCCTACACCAGCGCCTTCAGAACTAATTCCATTCACATGGACTCCTATAACGAAGACTACTCAGCCGTATTTAAACATGGATTCCGAGTTCACTCTCAGCAGTAGACCTAACCACAGCAGAATGGCATTCTGGGACTTGTTCTATAAACTTTATGGAAAACACCAAAAATGGTAA
- the LOC124640443 gene encoding uncharacterized protein LOC124640443, producing MDPERQPLLAYSSEARCRRFGPLTPEEVNTARQEITWRRTRFFLVLMFWALIAMFLSIITCILVSAPRCNSYDAAGDLPSVPPVHMTFAPLIYKMNDDRVYTMQA from the exons ATGGATCCTGAAAGGCAGCCCTTATTAGCTTACTCTTCGGAAGCAAGATGTAGAAGATTTGG ACCACTAACCCCCGAAGAAGTCAACACAGCTCGTCAAGAGATCACCTGGCGTCGAACCCGATTCTTCCTCGTGCTAATGTTCTGGGCGCTCATAGCGATGTTCCTCTCCATCATCACATGTATCCTGGTGTCAGCGCCTAGGTGCAACTCCTACGATGCCGCGGGAGACTTGCCTAGCGTGCCGCCGGTGCACATGACCTTTGCACCTCTCATTTATAAGATGAATGATGATAGGGTTTATACTATGCAGGCGTGA